One Lysinibacillus sp. OF-1 DNA segment encodes these proteins:
- a CDS encoding M16 family metallopeptidase, whose amino-acid sequence MVQVHTCQNGVRLVSEHIDHVRSVALGIFVNAGSRYELPEENGITHFIEHMLFKGTTTRSARQIAEEFDRIGGELNAFTSKENTCYYAKVLDHHAELAVTILADMFFHSTFAEEELEKERQVVLEEILMSEDAPDDDVHEKLWSVMYPNDALGRPILGTAETLKTFTADAIRHYMDKHYGPESVVISIAGNISAQLMQTIEDLFGHYQPSPQAIAPVLTNPAFYPGEMTKIRDTEQAHLAISYPAIGVKDPDMYSFIALNSIIGGNMSSRLFQEVREERGLAYSIFSYQSCYADVGAFTIYGSTSRQQLAQLQHTIDATLLDIVAGGITAEELDNAKEQLKGSFVLGLEGTGARMNRNGTSELVHRKHRTVDEVLASIDAVSMESVDRLIAKILKAEPAISIIGPSE is encoded by the coding sequence TTGGTTCAAGTACATACATGTCAAAATGGTGTTCGGCTAGTATCAGAGCATATAGATCATGTGAGGTCTGTTGCATTAGGTATTTTTGTGAATGCAGGTTCTCGCTATGAGCTACCAGAAGAAAATGGCATCACACATTTTATTGAACATATGTTATTTAAAGGAACAACAACTCGCTCAGCCCGTCAAATTGCTGAAGAATTTGATCGAATTGGCGGAGAGTTAAATGCGTTCACATCGAAAGAAAATACATGTTATTATGCAAAAGTTTTAGATCATCATGCAGAGCTTGCTGTCACAATACTAGCAGATATGTTTTTTCATTCTACGTTTGCGGAAGAAGAATTAGAAAAAGAGCGACAAGTGGTATTAGAAGAAATATTAATGAGTGAAGATGCGCCTGATGATGATGTTCATGAAAAACTGTGGAGTGTCATGTATCCGAATGATGCACTTGGTCGTCCGATACTAGGAACTGCTGAGACATTAAAGACTTTTACGGCTGACGCCATACGACATTATATGGACAAACATTATGGTCCAGAATCTGTTGTTATATCCATTGCGGGTAATATTTCAGCTCAGCTTATGCAAACAATTGAAGATTTATTTGGACACTACCAACCTTCTCCACAAGCGATTGCGCCTGTACTGACAAATCCTGCATTTTATCCAGGAGAAATGACGAAAATTCGTGATACCGAGCAAGCACATCTTGCGATTTCATATCCAGCAATTGGTGTGAAAGATCCAGATATGTATAGTTTTATTGCACTGAATAGCATTATTGGGGGCAATATGAGTTCTCGATTATTTCAAGAAGTACGAGAGGAACGTGGGTTAGCTTATTCTATTTTTTCCTACCAATCCTGTTATGCCGATGTTGGCGCGTTTACGATTTATGGTAGTACTAGTCGCCAGCAATTAGCTCAGCTTCAGCATACCATTGATGCTACTTTACTGGACATTGTCGCTGGTGGCATCACAGCAGAAGAGCTTGATAATGCAAAAGAGCAGCTGAAAGGTAGCTTTGTCCTTGGTTTAGAAGGCACGGGGGCCCGTATGAATCGCAATGGGACAAGTGAGCTGGTGCATCGTAAGCATCGTACTGTAGACGAGGTACTTGCATCTATAGATGCTGTATCCATGGAGTCAGTAGATCGACTAATTGCCAAAATTTTAAAAGCCGAACCAGCTATCTCGATTATTGGCCCAAGCGAATAA
- a CDS encoding ABC transporter substrate-binding protein → MKKWLAVSTLTLSLALAGCADQEEKSTDKEIKEEATTQQETADTADVQEDAFQDGVDEEAFQKALASFPTTAPEKIVTTSVPLTEMLHLLDITPVGVPTSTNPIPADFDSITKIGSPMSPDLEVISSLQTDLILGASSLQSSLDQALQGMNLPTAYLPTDSYEDLKLSFKVLGTYFGKEEKMNEVLQNLVAKEKELEEKAQGKELPSVMLVIGTSDSFMVMNDQSYLGSLVERLGADNIAKSVLKAESTYSPMNLEDIVVADPDIVFVLASGDHGANEDKFKQEIKKNSAWQQLSAYKNDKIYMLDYSTFGVTSITNAEKALTTIADYFYK, encoded by the coding sequence ATGAAAAAATGGCTTGCTGTCAGTACCCTGACATTATCACTAGCGCTAGCTGGTTGTGCAGATCAGGAAGAAAAGAGTACTGACAAAGAAATAAAAGAAGAAGCAACAACACAACAAGAAACAGCAGATACAGCTGATGTGCAAGAGGATGCATTTCAAGATGGTGTCGATGAGGAAGCATTCCAAAAGGCATTAGCAAGCTTCCCAACAACAGCACCAGAAAAAATTGTCACGACATCGGTGCCTTTAACAGAAATGTTACATCTTTTGGACATCACACCAGTAGGAGTGCCAACATCGACAAACCCTATCCCAGCAGACTTTGATTCTATTACAAAAATCGGCTCGCCAATGTCGCCCGATTTAGAGGTTATTTCAAGCTTACAAACAGACTTAATCCTTGGGGCATCATCATTACAAAGCTCACTTGATCAAGCACTACAGGGAATGAATTTACCGACAGCTTATTTACCAACGGATTCATATGAAGACTTAAAATTAAGCTTTAAAGTGCTCGGTACGTACTTTGGTAAAGAAGAAAAAATGAATGAGGTTTTACAAAATCTCGTAGCAAAAGAAAAAGAATTGGAAGAGAAAGCACAAGGAAAAGAATTACCATCTGTGATGCTTGTCATCGGTACATCTGATTCCTTTATGGTAATGAACGACCAATCCTACTTAGGAAGCTTAGTAGAACGATTAGGTGCAGACAATATTGCGAAATCGGTACTAAAAGCAGAATCAACGTATTCGCCAATGAATTTAGAAGATATTGTTGTAGCTGATCCGGACATCGTTTTTGTTTTAGCATCAGGTGATCATGGAGCAAATGAAGATAAATTTAAACAAGAGATTAAAAAGAATAGTGCATGGCAACAATTATCAGCCTATAAAAATGACAAAATCTATATGCTTGATTATAGTACATTCGGTGTCACATCCATTACAAATGCTGAGAAAGCACTAACAACAATTGCAGATTATTTTTATAAATAA
- a CDS encoding FecCD family ABC transporter permease, translated as MIHTARSRMIIITTFVVTILAAIVAIGLGSVHISVPDILSTLINGRDQEGVYTTIIWDIRLPRVLLALIIGASIAISGALLQAVMGNPLADPGLTGVTSGAAAFVLLILLANPELTHLIPLAAFVGGLIAAAIVYALAWRRTGITPITIILSGVAVNALCGGVIGFLSILYSDRLPSAVQWMNGSLAAKGNASLHMIYVYAIIGWILSIFAIRKANIIRLGDQVATNLGESVTRIRIMLSILAVFLAAISVAAVGMIGFVGLIVPHMARLLVGSDYKYMLPMSMAMGAIVLLIADTGGRTLFAPLDIPAGILMAVLGGPYFLYLMRKRAF; from the coding sequence ATGATTCATACAGCAAGAAGTCGCATGATTATTATCACGACCTTTGTGGTAACGATTTTAGCAGCCATTGTAGCGATCGGGTTAGGCAGTGTTCATATTTCCGTACCTGATATTTTATCTACCCTGATCAATGGACGTGATCAAGAGGGTGTTTATACAACCATCATCTGGGATATTCGCCTACCGCGCGTGCTGCTCGCATTAATTATTGGTGCTAGTATCGCCATTTCGGGTGCCTTATTGCAGGCAGTTATGGGCAATCCATTAGCCGATCCTGGGTTAACAGGGGTAACGAGTGGGGCAGCGGCCTTTGTGTTACTTATTCTTTTAGCTAATCCAGAGCTAACGCATTTGATTCCGCTTGCAGCTTTTGTTGGTGGCTTAATTGCAGCAGCCATAGTATATGCTCTTGCATGGAGACGTACAGGCATTACACCCATCACCATTATTTTATCAGGGGTAGCCGTAAATGCATTGTGTGGTGGAGTCATTGGATTCTTATCCATTCTTTACAGTGATCGTTTACCATCAGCTGTGCAATGGATGAATGGTAGTCTTGCAGCAAAAGGAAATGCATCACTGCATATGATTTATGTGTATGCCATTATCGGCTGGATTCTATCCATTTTTGCCATTCGAAAAGCTAATATTATTCGTTTAGGCGATCAGGTCGCAACCAATTTAGGAGAAAGTGTGACCCGTATTCGTATTATGTTATCTATTTTAGCTGTTTTTCTAGCAGCAATTTCGGTTGCAGCAGTTGGCATGATTGGCTTTGTTGGATTAATCGTCCCGCATATGGCTAGGCTACTAGTTGGCTCCGATTATAAGTACATGTTGCCTATGAGTATGGCTATGGGAGCTATTGTCTTATTGATTGCCGATACGGGTGGACGGACATTATTTGCACCACTTGATATTCCAGCAGGTATTTTAATGGCTGTTCTCGGTGGACCTTACTTCTTATATTTAATGAGAAAGAGGGCGTTCTAA
- a CDS encoding ABC transporter ATP-binding protein: MLTIDQLSISYEQKEVVHNFSFEVKQGEILSIIGPNGSGKSTILKAIARMQPYHAGTILFDGVNMRQLSSKEIARKMCMLSQQNQAPSDISVKNLVAYGRYPHKKWFERLNAEDEAIIDWALEKTYLSHYKEKPIAALSGGEAQRAWIAMALAQRPQVLLLDEPTTFLDIAHQHEVLELVRELNRDMGMTVVMVLHDLNQASSYSDQIVVVKDGLRAQMGTPDEVMTEQMIQQIYRMEAEIQYVTWDNAPRIQLKNTVKV, from the coding sequence ATGTTAACAATTGATCAGCTATCCATCAGCTATGAACAAAAGGAAGTTGTCCATAATTTTTCATTTGAAGTGAAACAGGGCGAAATTTTATCCATTATTGGACCGAATGGCTCCGGTAAGTCAACGATTTTAAAGGCGATCGCACGGATGCAGCCGTATCATGCAGGAACCATCCTATTTGATGGTGTAAATATGCGTCAATTATCCTCAAAGGAAATCGCACGCAAAATGTGTATGCTGAGTCAACAAAATCAAGCACCGAGCGATATTTCCGTCAAAAATTTAGTCGCCTATGGTCGTTATCCACATAAAAAATGGTTTGAGCGTCTCAATGCAGAGGACGAGGCCATAATTGATTGGGCATTGGAAAAAACCTACCTCTCACATTATAAAGAAAAGCCTATTGCCGCTTTATCTGGTGGAGAGGCGCAACGTGCGTGGATTGCAATGGCATTGGCACAACGGCCCCAAGTGCTATTATTGGATGAGCCCACGACCTTCTTAGATATTGCCCATCAGCATGAAGTGCTAGAATTAGTGCGAGAGCTTAATCGTGATATGGGCATGACTGTTGTGATGGTGCTCCATGATTTAAACCAAGCCTCTAGCTATAGCGATCAAATCGTTGTTGTAAAGGACGGCTTACGAGCACAAATGGGTACACCGGATGAGGTCATGACGGAGCAAATGATCCAACAAATTTATCGTATGGAAGCAGAAATTCAATATGTCACATGGGATAATGCCCCACGGATTCAATTAAAAAATACGGTCAAAGTATAG
- a CDS encoding pyridoxamine 5'-phosphate oxidase family protein, with the protein MPKAIDIEQVKQNYEAFIQGKKNCVLSFVDGEGKPFSSTTPFIRLNGKFYVYISRIAEHYQLMEQSEVVDLICVADEAVTANPFATERARWQCQPKNLGNEGHEEIFAAFDQLFNAKMMEMLRSLDFSLFELTPLDGRYVVGFGKAFTIDIANDTLIHVVIDKK; encoded by the coding sequence ATGCCAAAAGCAATTGATATTGAACAAGTAAAACAAAACTATGAAGCATTTATTCAAGGTAAAAAAAATTGTGTATTAAGCTTTGTAGATGGGGAAGGCAAGCCTTTTAGTAGTACAACGCCTTTTATACGTTTGAATGGGAAATTTTATGTGTATATTAGTCGTATTGCCGAACATTACCAGTTAATGGAGCAGTCAGAAGTAGTCGATTTAATTTGTGTAGCAGATGAAGCTGTGACAGCCAATCCATTTGCCACAGAGCGAGCACGCTGGCAATGTCAGCCTAAAAATTTAGGAAATGAAGGTCATGAGGAGATTTTTGCTGCCTTCGATCAACTATTTAATGCAAAAATGATGGAAATGTTACGTTCACTCGATTTCTCATTATTTGAATTAACACCTCTAGACGGACGCTATGTAGTTGGATTTGGCAAAGCCTTTACGATTGATATTGCCAATGACACATTAATCCATGTTGTAATTGATAAAAAATAG
- a CDS encoding GntR family transcriptional regulator, translating to MINLTIQLKEGILANKLHAGDALSSIRALAKDLKVSVMTTKRAYTDIERDGFIKTVAGKGSFVTERNQDFLRKELLRQLEEHLQKAVKIAKAAGLSNEKLQELLSLIVEVDN from the coding sequence GTGATAAACCTCACGATACAGCTCAAAGAGGGCATTCTAGCGAATAAATTACATGCAGGTGATGCACTATCATCTATCCGTGCTCTAGCAAAGGATTTAAAGGTCAGTGTCATGACGACCAAACGTGCATACACCGATATAGAGCGAGACGGCTTCATCAAAACAGTTGCAGGCAAAGGGAGCTTTGTTACAGAGCGCAATCAAGATTTTCTACGCAAGGAACTTCTGCGACAGCTTGAGGAGCATTTGCAAAAGGCCGTAAAAATAGCGAAAGCAGCCGGTCTTTCTAATGAAAAATTGCAGGAACTCCTATCTTTAATAGTAGAGGTGGACAATTAA
- a CDS encoding sporulation protein, YlmC/YmxH family, with product MLLSEMVDKELIQIEGGVHFGILAHTECLLDVQTGKIHGFEIVKDKLPFQKKKMKVSEMIPWHEIILIGEDRILFNKTSSVQSEYLQ from the coding sequence ATGCTACTATCTGAGATGGTGGATAAGGAGTTAATTCAAATTGAGGGTGGCGTACATTTTGGCATCTTGGCACATACAGAATGCCTATTAGATGTGCAAACAGGGAAAATACATGGCTTTGAAATTGTGAAAGATAAACTACCATTCCAAAAAAAGAAAATGAAAGTTAGTGAAATGATACCTTGGCACGAAATTATCTTAATTGGTGAAGATCGGATTTTATTTAATAAAACATCTTCAGTACAGTCAGAATATTTACAGTGA
- a CDS encoding NAD(P)-dependent oxidoreductase, translated as MENEKWLVIGEDSRLKELATMLRSPSRTVFYKRTTVWNEELNKLVLEYQPNKIILPILPLKIEVEQLYGISQVKFYTGRLTMHWKQLLEKNESICYLQQESFIWQNARLTAEGFIATFYGLEQKCIYGQNFTIAGFGRIAKMLASLLVKMGANVHIVARSVVQVSEAKAYGYKATNLDDRRWSITDDIFINTIPAKWITESFIEHVPAVLYDLASEPGCLDIDAEQLQTYVLLPSLPGKYFAHDAATILCKAIEEEEDC; from the coding sequence TTGGAAAACGAAAAATGGCTTGTTATCGGTGAGGACTCACGATTAAAGGAATTAGCGACAATGCTAAGAAGTCCATCGAGAACAGTGTTTTATAAAAGAACGACCGTTTGGAACGAGGAGTTAAATAAACTGGTTTTAGAATACCAACCAAATAAAATTATCCTACCAATTCTTCCATTAAAAATAGAAGTTGAGCAGCTCTATGGAATATCACAAGTTAAATTTTATACAGGCCGATTAACGATGCATTGGAAGCAATTACTAGAGAAAAATGAATCCATTTGCTATTTGCAGCAAGAATCGTTTATATGGCAAAATGCTCGGTTAACAGCGGAGGGATTTATCGCCACGTTTTACGGACTCGAGCAAAAATGTATTTACGGACAAAATTTTACAATCGCAGGCTTTGGACGCATCGCCAAAATGCTCGCCTCTTTACTAGTTAAGATGGGGGCGAACGTCCACATTGTTGCACGTTCTGTTGTACAAGTGAGCGAGGCAAAAGCATATGGCTATAAAGCTACGAATTTAGATGATCGTCGATGGTCTATTACGGATGATATTTTCATCAATACAATTCCAGCAAAATGGATTACAGAATCATTTATAGAGCATGTTCCAGCAGTTTTATATGATTTGGCCTCAGAGCCAGGCTGTTTAGATATAGATGCGGAGCAATTACAAACGTATGTACTATTGCCATCATTGCCTGGGAAATACTTTGCACATGACGCTGCTACAATCTTGTGCAAGGCAATAGAGGAGGAAGAAGATTGTTAA
- a CDS encoding dipicolinate synthase subunit B, with amino-acid sequence MLTGKRIGLGITASHCTYEDVIPKIQNFIDVGATVVPIITHSVLHAATRFGTGEEWIAKIEALTGEKVISSIKEAEPFGPSNPLDAMVIAPMTGNSISKFANAATDSPVLMAAKATLRNGSPVVLGISTNDALGLNGINIMKLLNAKNIYFIPFGQDAPLSKPNSLIADFDQMVDTVHAAITQKKQLQPLLIQYFK; translated from the coding sequence TTGTTAACGGGGAAACGAATTGGGCTAGGTATTACAGCCTCACATTGTACGTATGAAGATGTCATACCTAAAATTCAAAATTTCATTGATGTCGGAGCAACGGTTGTGCCAATTATTACTCACTCCGTTTTACATGCGGCTACTCGCTTTGGTACTGGAGAGGAGTGGATTGCCAAAATAGAAGCATTAACAGGAGAAAAGGTTATTTCTTCTATAAAAGAGGCGGAACCATTTGGTCCATCCAATCCATTAGATGCAATGGTGATTGCGCCAATGACGGGCAATAGCATAAGTAAGTTTGCGAATGCAGCAACAGATAGTCCCGTATTAATGGCAGCGAAGGCAACATTGCGTAATGGATCACCTGTTGTATTAGGTATTTCAACAAATGATGCACTTGGTTTAAATGGTATAAACATTATGAAGCTGTTGAATGCCAAAAATATTTATTTTATTCCTTTTGGTCAGGATGCCCCCCTCTCCAAACCGAATTCTTTAATTGCTGATTTTGATCAAATGGTGGATACTGTTCATGCAGCAATTACGCAGAAAAAGCAATTACAACCGCTGTTGATACAATATTTCAAATAA
- a CDS encoding aspartate-semialdehyde dehydrogenase gives MTKQLTVAVVGATGAVGSKMMEQLIKRKFPIGHIKFLASARSAGKSIEFNGQTYTIEEATPEAFEGVNVALFSAGGSVSAVLAPEAAKRGAVVIDNTSHFRMDPEVPLVVPEVNRGDLAKHKGIIANPNCSTIQMVAALEPIRKAFGLTKVIVSTYQAVSGAGISAIQELKAQSANWEAGKDVEATILPSGSDKRHYPIARNVIPQIDKFTDNGFTYEEMKMINETKKIMHAPELKVAATCVRVPVVSGHSESVYIEVEKEASIQEIFDVLRNAPGVVLQDDIATQTYPMPIYAEGEDATFVGRIRQDLDNNKGFHLWIVSDNLLKGAALNSIQIAEAMLEDNLL, from the coding sequence ATGACAAAGCAGTTAACAGTTGCGGTTGTTGGGGCAACAGGAGCAGTAGGTTCGAAAATGATGGAGCAATTAATTAAACGTAAATTTCCGATTGGGCATATTAAATTTCTAGCCTCTGCTCGTTCAGCGGGAAAATCAATCGAATTTAATGGTCAAACATATACAATTGAAGAAGCGACACCTGAAGCTTTCGAAGGCGTCAATGTCGCTTTATTCTCAGCTGGTGGGTCAGTATCAGCTGTGCTTGCACCAGAGGCAGCTAAGCGTGGTGCAGTAGTTATTGATAATACGAGCCATTTCCGTATGGATCCAGAGGTACCGCTTGTCGTACCTGAAGTGAATCGAGGCGACTTAGCGAAGCATAAAGGGATTATTGCGAATCCGAACTGCTCTACAATTCAAATGGTGGCTGCACTTGAGCCAATTCGTAAAGCATTTGGTTTAACGAAAGTAATCGTTTCAACATATCAAGCCGTTTCAGGAGCGGGTATTTCTGCTATTCAAGAATTAAAGGCACAGAGCGCAAATTGGGAAGCAGGTAAAGATGTAGAAGCAACTATTTTGCCGTCTGGTAGTGATAAACGTCATTACCCAATAGCACGCAATGTCATTCCACAAATCGATAAATTCACAGATAATGGATTTACATACGAAGAAATGAAAATGATTAATGAGACGAAAAAAATCATGCATGCACCAGAGCTCAAAGTAGCTGCTACTTGCGTTCGTGTTCCAGTCGTTTCAGGTCACTCTGAATCTGTTTATATTGAGGTAGAGAAAGAAGCGTCAATCCAAGAGATTTTTGACGTATTACGCAATGCACCAGGTGTAGTATTACAAGATGATATTGCAACACAAACTTACCCAATGCCTATTTATGCAGAAGGGGAAGACGCTACTTTTGTAGGACGTATCCGTCAAGATTTAGACAACAATAAAGGATTCCATCTATGGATCGTTTCTGACAATTTATTAAAAGGCGCCGCATTAAACTCTATCCAAATTGCAGAAGCAATGCTTGAGGATAACTTACTATAA
- the dapA gene encoding 4-hydroxy-tetrahydrodipicolinate synthase: MNLGRIGTAMITPFKDDGTINYPELERIINHLIDNGTDCIVACGTTSENPTMSTEEKIEVVRFTVEKVAGRVPVIAGTGDNETAYSIAMTHKAEENGADGIMLVAPYYNKPNQRGIFAHFETIAKQTSLPVMLYNVPGRTGVNVAYETSVALSKIPNIAWIKEASGNLDQMGDVIENIDPDDDFLVYSGDDGLTLPLMAIGGAGVISVAAHVVGNDMQLMIKAFEEGNHKLAAKIHRALLPLVRALFAQPNPSPIKYAMTKLGFDTLNVRLPMMEMTDEEKENFDRIWDTYQEKAKNFR, encoded by the coding sequence ATGAATTTAGGTCGAATTGGGACGGCTATGATTACGCCGTTCAAAGATGATGGCACGATTAATTATCCAGAACTAGAACGTATTATTAATCATTTGATAGACAACGGTACAGACTGTATCGTTGCCTGTGGTACGACTTCTGAAAACCCAACAATGTCTACTGAGGAAAAAATCGAAGTTGTGCGCTTTACAGTAGAGAAAGTAGCAGGACGCGTACCGGTTATTGCAGGTACAGGGGACAATGAAACAGCCTACTCGATAGCGATGACTCATAAAGCAGAAGAAAATGGAGCAGACGGTATTATGCTTGTAGCTCCATATTATAATAAGCCGAATCAACGTGGTATTTTCGCTCACTTTGAAACCATCGCTAAACAAACAAGTCTACCTGTTATGCTCTATAATGTCCCTGGGCGTACAGGTGTCAATGTTGCCTATGAAACTTCTGTTGCTTTAAGCAAGATTCCAAACATTGCTTGGATTAAAGAAGCGAGCGGTAACTTAGATCAGATGGGAGATGTTATAGAGAACATTGATCCAGATGATGACTTCTTAGTGTATAGTGGGGATGATGGTTTAACATTACCGTTAATGGCCATAGGCGGAGCAGGCGTTATTTCTGTAGCAGCCCATGTTGTAGGCAATGATATGCAATTAATGATTAAAGCGTTTGAAGAAGGAAATCATAAGCTAGCAGCCAAAATTCACCGAGCATTATTACCTTTAGTACGTGCGCTGTTCGCTCAACCGAACCCATCGCCTATTAAATATGCGATGACAAAGTTAGGCTTTGATACACTCAATGTACGTCTGCCAATGATGGAAATGACAGATGAAGAAAAAGAGAACTTTGACCGAATTTGGGATACGTACCAAGAAAAAGCGAAAAATTTTCGATAA